One Mus caroli chromosome 6, CAROLI_EIJ_v1.1, whole genome shotgun sequence genomic window, TAATTAAGAGTTCAGTCAAGCTTCCTAATCCATGGAACAGGAAGCTAAGCCAAGCCTGCGATCAGTTCTCTGCTATGGAGTGATGCTAAGGCATGGTGGTGAAGGGTATGCTAAGTGAGGTCTGGAGACTCACATACTTAATGGCTACTTAAACGTACAGCACAGGGGATTGCAGTGGGCCCGGTGCTGCCCCATGGATCTCTAAGATTCATTCATCTGGAGAAGAACTGGGGTCcctacttctctttcttccctaccACTCTTGATAGCCATCatccttctttctgcctctatgCATTTGAGTTATTTTGGATTCCACACTACACTTAAGTGAAATCATGCAGAACCCACTGCCCCATGGAGTCTACTCTCTCTTCATTGTCCTGGAAAGCCCCCGTGAATACAGAGATGTCATGAGAACTTCTTCACGTGAGGATGGCCTCACCCCCACTCGCAGTGTGGATCTATGGTCGGCTAACAGTCATGTCTAGTTTCAAACACCTCACTGACCACAGAGAGAAGAGTCTAAGGCTATCAAAACCACACACAGCTTCCTGATAGGGCCTCACAGTGTTTGCCTAAACAGTCAGGCAAAAGGCTGGAGTCCTATGTTATCATTCAGGTGTAAGTTGGGAATTGTCACCTGACTTAAGCATTGTTCAGTATTTCCCATGTCCCCATGCCTTTACCCATGACTCTAACGCTACACTTGGAATGCACAGACACAAGACCAGCCGTGCTCCATGCTGCAGGAGGCTAGTGTCTGTCCAGCCCTCATGTATCAGACCTGAACATACTGTTTCCTCTGTAACTCCTCTTCCTCCCGCTTCTGAGTGTAGGTGAGCAGAGGCGCTGAGGCCTGAGAAACGCACTGCTGGTTCCTTCCCAGGGCTGTCCATCTTGCCTTCAGCTGCCACTGTGTTGGTATCACCCTTGGAGTCCCCTGGTTTCTCACAGCTGCTGTCATTTGCCCGAGCATGGCATCTGGCAGAAGCCACACTACAGCTCCTTACTCAAACCTACAGTGCCCTTCCCTTGCTTTGGTATCTTCTGGCCCACCTGACCTGGaccatgccctcttctgctgctcCACAGCCCTTCTGCGCTCTTCCTTGCAgccatcctgagtgctgagtcaCTGCGCCTGTCCACTGATGACGCCATAATCCTTCTCACTGGGAAACAGGCTTCATACGTGGTGATTTGTCCACAGTATTTGCTATGCCATTAGCAGTCACTGGCACATGTCTGGCCAACCAATGGGCAAACAAATTTCTCCTTGAAAGCATCAGATGCAGCACCCACTGCCCCATGGAGTCTACTCTCTCTTCATTGTCCTGGAAAGCCCCCGTGAATACAGAGATGTCATGAGAACTTCTTCACGTGAGGATGGCCTCACCCCCACTCGCAGTGTGGATCTATGGTCGGCTAAAACTAATCGCAGGCTTTGCTTAGCTTCCTGTTCCATGGATTAGGAAGCTTGACTGAACTCTTAATTAGAACCCACGTCCACGTCACCATCATCCATTGTGTTCTCAAACATCTTCAGTGTGCATGTTAGCCATCATGAATCATGGTTAGTAGGCCTGTCCATGCCACCATCTGAGATGTTATGAGAGAAGTCAGACAGACCGTCAGGCTGCCTTGGCACCTGTGTAAGGGGATGTCCCTCACCCTGCAAGCCTCATGTGTTATCATGGTCATAAGGGtaggcctggaactcagcaaAACTTAGCACAAGGCTGGTGTGTCACAGGATCACAGGTCCTGGGGTAATCCATAGTAGAAAATACTGTGCTATACTAGAGAGGGGTGGAAGCCCGTGGGGGTCCTATGGAGGTCCCAGGTTCCAGCAGTCCCCAGGTCCCAGGAacccccaggctggctttggtcTCTACCCATAGTAAAGCTGTTTAAGTCAGGTGAGGTGGCTGCCCCACACCTCACCCTACAGTGTAAATATTTCCCAACCTCctgcaggcacatacacaaatTCCAGGCTGGCAGCTGGGCCAAGCCCCACCCTCTGTGTTTTCCTCTGAGAACCTTCCAAAGTGCTGCTATTTTGAGCTTTTCCTGACAATGATTGATGACCGGAGGAACCGTTTAAAAGCAGCAGTGTGTGTTGGGTTTGCCAGACCGCACAGGGGAAGAAACCACAGCACATCGTCCTGATTGTCCTCTTCCCAGGGACCAAGAGCTAGAGACCCGGCTGTGACTGCCTGCCTCTGGGGCTTCCTTTAGAGGAGACAGTCTTTACCCATCTAGACTCCTGCTGCCCTGACTGCTGACTTACAGGTAAGAAGAGCAGCCACCCTTTGGCTTGACACTTTTAAAACATGGGGCTAGTTTATCTCTGAGAGCATCTCTCATTCCCGAGCTTTCACTGGCCTGGCTACTGGATAGGGGGGGGGTACCACCGACCACTATGATAATAAGGTGTTTATACAAGGCCTTTGTGTTTACAGGAGAGCTGTGATGTCAAAGCTATGTCTCCTGGAATTTCCCATAATATCCCTGCCAGTGGGATGTTTATAACCCTGTTTTTCAGACAAGTAATTAGAGGTTTAGAGAGGTGACATTGCCAGTCTCTAAGTCATTAAGTGGCAGAGACGAGTTTAAAACCTAGGTGTTCTCTGACCCCACATTAATACCCCCACCCCGGTTTTCTTATCTGTTCGTTcttcactttaaaatttttaattaatttattttactttatatgcatGGATATTTTGCCTACACTAATGTATGTGTACTACACACATAgcagtcagatcccctggaacttgatttATAGACGGTTAGAGCCACTATGTgtgtgctaagaattgaactctggCTCTCTGCAGGAATAAGTACTCTTACCACGGAGCCCCAATTATCTGGGTATTCTTAAACAACACTAGTGATGAAGTCTTAGTGAGCTGGGTGCTTTGGTGGTAGCTGGAAGGATGAGTgcgggtgggggcaggggggtgaGCCTTGGTCTCAGATCTGCAGGTTTCTTATTGTTTTCTGGGTACCCGAGCCCTGTGTAGCATCTCCGatgagggagaggaagcaggagggtgTCAGGGTGGCATGGCAGGCTCGTCACTGGTTTTCTCTTGGCTAACAGGTTGCTTTTGCTTTATTAGCAGCTATGAGGTCCCGGCTTCTGCTTCCCGTGCCCCATTTGCCAACGATTCGGGAAATGTCAGAAGAGCTGTCACATGGGGCAGCTGGGCAGGAACCCCCAGCTTCTCCCAGCCTGGATGACTATGTCAGGTATATCTGTCAGCTGGCACAGCCCACCTCAGTGCTGGACAAGGTCACAGCCCAAAGCCGTCCCAACAGACCCTGCCGGCCAGCCTGGACTCGAGAGAAGAGGCGCCAGGCCGAGTCTCCAGGAGACAGCTCTCTTTGCTTCAGCAGCCTGCAGCCCACACTGCCCTCTCCCGGCACTGACAACCCTCTGGACTGGCTCTTTGGGAAGTCACAGGGAGAGCAGACAGATGGGAGAGGTCGACCCAACAGGACTGGTTCTTCAGATCCCTGGGATGTGCCCAGACAGATGGGCAAGGACACAGGGAGACTCTGTGAGGCCAGGGTACCTGAGCACTCTGTAGGAAGAAAACCAGGGCCCAGGCACCAGATCTCCAACCTGAAAAGCTGGACTTCTAGAAAGTCCTGCCGGGCCTTAGTGTCCGTCTCCAGCTCTCGCCCCAGCAGTATCCTAGGCACTCTCTATTTGCACCTCCCAGTGATCCATGAACTCTAACCCCTACCCCAGGAAAAACCCATAAAGGATATGGTGGGCCCCTGTGGTCTCCCTAGCTTTCCTCTCCTGTGGTGGACACTTCCTGGCAGGTCTGCAGGGACTGGGCAATTCCTAGTGAGACCCATCCTCTAAAGAGCTATGACAGTCTAGCTCCCACAATGTGACTTTGACTGGTACCATTTGTGTCTGGCTGGCCTGTGACCTTGAAGCGACTCAGTGTCCTCTATTTCTTGGTTTTATCATGGCTAGAGTGAGTGTAGGTAGAGTGACCACCTCCCAGATTGCTCTAATGAGGAGATTCGGGCTGTACTCTGGGTGGCTGCCACAGTCTCATGAGAAACCAAAGGCGACCAAGGGAAAGGGTCTCAGCCCCCTAAAGCAGTGGCTTTCAACCATCCTAATgttgtgaccttttaatacagttcctcatgttgtgtgatcccccaaccataaaatgatttttgtttctacttcataactgcaattttgttactgttacaaATCATGGTGTAAATCTTTGAGCTTTCCAGTGCTCTTAGGTGGCTCCTGTGACAGGGTCGTTCAACCCCGAAAGGGGCTGTGACTCAGGTTGAAAAACACTGTCTTAAAAGCATCCAAGGAAGGGCCTGGCCTCTATGCTCTACCTTCAGGCATATATTTCCAGAGGCCCAACAAAAGATATGAGGTCTCAGCAGATGTATTACTGAGTTTCATAGGGATTGTCACCTAGGTACCCAGGGGACCTGCTATCTTGACTCCAGTGTCCAAATCTCATTGTGGTACCAGAGAATTAGAGAATTCCCATGCTCAGGGCCAAAACAGAATGCGTCACACAGCCTGCAGGCTGTCACATACTGGGTCTAGTGGTCTCATCTCTGATTTTCTTGCATGTGCCCACCAGCTTCACCTAGGCCCTTGTTACAGAAGGGGGCACATCACAAAGCTGTCCAACCCCATTATTCTGGCTAGGTTGGGATGTCCTAAGGCTTTGGAAATCCAGACCAGCACTGAGTTCCCCTAGTCCAGAGAATGTCAGCTCCTGGAGGCATCTACCAAGCAGGAGGGTGAAGGAGGGAAGTTTGGGATGGGAGGGTTTCCTTTCTCAGAGAGGTGGGTGTGGTCTTGGAGCTCGGAAAAGAATCAGGGCTCAAGGCCCAGCATCTGCTCCCTTGTATGGGCTGGAGCCAGCTGACCACACTCAGGATGGAAGGGTCTAGGAAAAGAGAGACGTTAACCACTTTCATGTCCTCGTTTGCATGTATATTCTCAGAATCAGAATACAAAACacacagcaaaaagaaaatacttgggACAAGCGGTCtattcaggttttttgtttgtaaaaTGCAGGACACCAACACCATCCTTTGTCCTTGACAGGAGTTGCGAAGCTGTATACATGGACATAGATAGAGGTGCAGTTTGCATCTATCACAGCCTCAAACTGATCTTCTACAAGAAAGCCCTTAGGCAAAATGTCCCCAGGTGTGATAGGAAGACAGATCTACTGCAGAGGGGGTAGCTGGCTGGAGACTAGATGGGCACTAGATGAGACACCAAGCCTCTTTACGCCGTCCCCATCTGTGAAGCAGTGTGAAAACTGGGTCAGAGGGAGACTCCTGGCACGTGGCAATGCATTAGTGAATGTTCCACCGGGAACTCGCTCAAATATTCTCTGACATGAACGATGCTAATCGGCAATTGCGAAGGTGCTCTCCCCACAGCACCCTGCCATACCTGGTCCCACCCAGGGGAGTCCACTAAAGAtctggccagacagtctagtACACAGTTTGTGCTCCTAGGGAACAGCTGCATAGAGCTCAGGCTGGAAGGGCCCAGGGTTATTTCAGGGTTAAGTGGATCTCCCAGGCCTAAGAGAGGGGGCAGGCCCACCTTTCTAAGGAAGGATAAGAATGTAGGAGAGTACACTCTGAGTATCTCACACACTGGAGATCCAGAAGAGAATAAAACTGGATGCAGTGTGACGCATGGCCACCAGGGGGAGACTATGAACCACTAAACGGTTCGTATAGAGGCTGGTTGGGAAATCTTGATCAGATAGTCTGGGTGGGGTTGTAAGTCTCTGATCACCCTGAAGAGGTTTATATATTAGCATGTCCAGAGGACAGTCAACTTCAAAAGGTATTGGCTATTATACACTTTTCAGTGACAGAAGCAAAATTATCCCAAAGGCAAGTTTTACAGTCGAGGGGCCTGCACACCATCctccagagagagagattgcttcCCCTAGCTCTTAGTAATTAGGAGAAAGGTCATTGGGAAACAGTTGTCCCACAGTGTGGCCACACCCACAGATGTACCTCATTTCTCTACAGGCATCCCACATGGCAGTGAGGGAGTTTGCCCCCAAACTATACAGTCAGGCTGTAGTTGCTACTAGCAAGCAAGGCTTCTGACAGCCAGGAGGGTCACACCCAAGTGGCGAGTGCCTCAGCACTTGAAGGTACCTTAGAGCCTAGGATCAAGAGTAACAATCTGCCCCATGTCTGAGATCTAGTCACTGATATCCAATTCATCCCTCCAGTGAGTTCTTAATCATGATGCCGGAAAGGTCCTGGCTGTCCCTAACACTCCATCTTTGGAGCTGCTGCAGCCTGCTTCATTTACTCCAAAGAATTGAACCTTCCCTTCCAGGAGCGAGAAGGGGAGATTCAAGAGATTCCAGAAGCAAACAAACTGTGCCTATCTGGGAAGCTCAAGATTCACCAGCATCCTCCCCAGggatgtggacacacacacacacactcgtagGCAGCTGCTGGAGGAGATTCTGACCAGCCAGCTGAGGAGAGGTGCATTTTCCTACCTATAAGTTGTACAGAGTTCCTACCGGTGCAGCTTTCACGAGTCaccacccatgctggggtgggcttctTAATGATACAGCTGCTTCTGATTCACCTCTGCTCCTCTAAGTCACCCCTCCCTCACAAAAGCTCCTGTTAGAATCCCCCAGGCTCACTAAGCTGGACTTTGGTCTGTAGCGGGTTCCTGGTCTAGGGTTAGCAGCACATGTATGTGCtctatctccccaggaaaagttgcTCAGATAATACAATTAGAGGCTTAACTTCTGAGAGCCTCCATTCTTTGCAAGAAAAAAGGGCCATGGTAATAGAAGAGAGGCAAAGCGGTTGATGTACCAGAATTCCCTTGGGAACTCTGACTTCCTCCATCCGCCTGTCCTTGTGAGACCCAACGATAGGGCATTCTGGGATTGTCCTATAGTGAGTGGGTGTGTGATCCTGGATGGGCAACTGCAGGTCTGAGACTTTTGCACTGGTTAAGTAGATAAATGTCAGGGGCTCATTCCTCTCTGCCAGAACTCAGATTCCAGGCTTGCAGGCTTGCCTCTGTGGTGGGTGTTACCCTGAAAAAAGCACATGCCGTCTCAGACTGCCTGCTTGCTGAGTCTGCTAACACTGCAGAAGGTCCCTGAAAGGTATTTCCTGGTTTCGTGGATATCAAGTCAGTTTGCCCCTTGGGTTTAGAGTTAGAAACACAAGTTCTCTTCTGGGACAGGGTCACAGGCATGAGTTTTGCCAGCCACGAGGCTCACTTATTTTCCATCTGGACTGTTATAGAAACTCAGGGCTATCCACCTTCACCACACACAGCTACCTCCACAGAAGAGATTCCCAAGCGCCAAGatcagggtctttctatgtagctcaggctgacttgaAACTTATTAGGTGGCACAGACTGGCTAtgaactcatggtaatcctcctgcatcCAAGTCAGAAGGCCAGGATTAGGGGAGTCTGTTAATTGTTCTCAAACTTGAGCTTCTATTAGAATGCCCTGAAAAGTTTGCTAAGACATTGGTGAGAAAAGGAAATATTGTGTTCAGTGTACTCatccagtgtgtgtttgtgtgtgtgtgtgtgtgtgtgtaagtatgagtgtgtgagtgtgtgtgtatgagtgtgtgtgtatgtctgtgagtatgagtgtgtgtgtgtgtgtgtgtgtaggagtgtgtgtgtatgtgtgtgtgtgagtgtgtgtgtatgtctgtgagtatgagtgtgtgtgtgtgtatatatgagtgtgtgtgtatgtgtgtgtgggcatgcacctGTAAGATTTCCATTTCCAGCCAGTTCCTTAGTGACAGTGAGGATGTTGACATAAAGGAGAGAACCACCCCAGCTTAGAAACATCAGTCCCAGAAACACCCAAGGTTGAGGAAGGGAAACCCAGCCAAGACCCACTCATTACACCCTGTGCCTGTGCCAGGAGTCTGAGATGGgcagcacccccccacacacacttactAGCACAGGTCACAGACCAAAGCCTCTCTAACCACATTTACATGCTTCCTCCCTTGCTGTCCATCACACTGAGCTCAGACCTCAGGTTTCTTTTCTCAATCTGAATGGCCCACGTCTATACCTGCCAGCTGTGTACAGAGCCTGGCCTGGCATAGTCAGCACCAAACGGGGcccagtcccagcacccagaagtTCACCAGTCAGGTGGGCTAAGATGGAAGGTAGGGCTGTAGGAGCAGAGCCAGGTCAGAGCCCTAAGAGGCCGGGCAGAGCTgggagggctgggggtgggcaCGGTGGGTGAGCCCTTAAGACACAGCTGCTCTGGAGACATCAGCACTGGTGCCAAAGCCCAAAGCGGAGGGGTCgggagaacaagaagaaaaggcagagctCAGAGCATTTGTTAGAGATGGCACAGGTGGCACAGCCCTGCCTGGACCAGGAACCTGCGACCTCTCCCACTCTACATGGGTGGAGGTACCAAACCCTGCTGTCCTGGCCCATGGCCTGCCATGATGCCTGCCCGATGCTGTTTGGCTGGATCTAGTCTAGTCCCACAGAAGGTTGTGGGCTGATGACTAAGCA contains:
- the Depp1 gene encoding protein DEPP1: MRSRLLLPVPHLPTIREMSEELSHGAAGQEPPASPSLDDYVRYICQLAQPTSVLDKVTAQSRPNRPCRPAWTREKRRQAESPGDSSLCFSSLQPTLPSPGTDNPLDWLFGKSQGEQTDGRGRPNRTGSSDPWDVPRQMGKDTGRLCEARVPEHSVGRKPGPRHQISNLKSWTSRKSCRALVSVSSSRPSSILGTLYLHLPVIHEL